One window from the genome of Erwinia sorbitola encodes:
- the bsmA gene encoding biofilm peroxide resistance protein BsmA: MLPIKRPITALLIALLLSSCSVLKSTPQPPPAPKAQAVEINRAQSGSLPRIGSASVTVRGSPDDAIRALAARANQAGARYYQILLVNETVAPGLWYASAIFYGASEGNNSGALGTPR, translated from the coding sequence ATGCTTCCGATTAAGCGCCCGATAACGGCCCTGCTGATTGCCCTGTTATTAAGCAGCTGTAGCGTGCTAAAGAGTACGCCGCAGCCTCCGCCCGCCCCCAAAGCGCAGGCGGTGGAGATTAACCGGGCGCAGAGTGGATCGCTGCCTCGTATCGGTAGTGCCAGCGTGACAGTGCGCGGATCCCCTGACGATGCAATTCGAGCGCTGGCAGCGAGAGCCAATCAAGCGGGAGCACGTTACTATCAAATTCTGCTGGTTAACGAAACGGTGGCACCCGGTCTGTGGTACGCATCGGCGATTTTCTACGGGGCTTCAGAGGGTAATAATTCCGGAGCGCTGGGAACGCCCCGGTAA
- the priB gene encoding primosomal replication protein N, translated as MTANRLMLSGTVCKAPTRKVSPSGIPHCQFVLEHRSEQVEAGYNRQAWCRMPVIISGKAHQAITQSITVGTQLTVQGFVCSHQGRNGLNKLVLHAEQIELIDSGD; from the coding sequence GTGACGGCTAATCGACTGATGCTGTCGGGCACTGTGTGCAAGGCACCAACGCGAAAGGTCAGCCCGTCAGGAATTCCACACTGCCAGTTCGTGCTTGAGCATCGTTCAGAGCAGGTGGAAGCCGGTTATAACCGGCAAGCCTGGTGTCGGATGCCGGTGATTATCAGCGGCAAAGCCCATCAGGCCATTACTCAAAGTATAACGGTCGGCACGCAGCTAACTGTTCAGGGATTTGTTTGCAGCCATCAAGGGCGCAACGGCCTGAATAAACTCGTACTGCATGCCGAGCAGATTGAATTGATAGATTCTGGAGACTAG
- the rpsF gene encoding 30S ribosomal protein S6 has translation MRHYEIVFMVHPDQSEQVPGMIERYSATITGAEGTIHRLEDWGRRQLAYPINKLHKAHYVLLNVEAPQEAIDELETNFRFNDAVIRSMVMRVKHAVTEASPMVKAKDERRERREDFANETSDDADAGDSEE, from the coding sequence ATGCGTCATTACGAAATCGTATTTATGGTTCACCCTGACCAAAGCGAACAGGTTCCTGGCATGATCGAGCGTTACTCTGCAACCATCACTGGTGCAGAAGGTACGATCCACCGCCTGGAAGACTGGGGCCGCCGTCAGCTGGCTTACCCGATCAACAAACTGCACAAAGCCCACTACGTTCTGCTGAACGTTGAAGCTCCGCAGGAAGCGATCGATGAGCTGGAAACTAACTTCCGCTTCAACGACGCCGTTATCCGCAGCATGGTTATGCGCGTTAAGCACGCGGTAACTGAAGCATCTCCGATGGTTAAAGCGAAAGACGAGCGCCGTGAGCGTCGTGAAGATTTTGCTAACGAAACCTCTGATGATGCAGATGCTGGGGATTCTGAAGAGTAA
- the nsrR gene encoding nitric oxide-sensing transcriptional repressor NsrR: MQLTSFTDYGLRALIYLASLPAGQMTSISEVTDTYGVSRNHMVKIINHLSRAGYIAAVRGKNGGIRLGKPAEDIVIGQVVRALEPLQLVNCHSDFCHITSACRLKKALHDAVQSFLRELDQYTLADLVENNNPLYQILLSERPSLSS; the protein is encoded by the coding sequence GTGCAGCTAACCAGTTTTACCGATTACGGCTTACGTGCACTGATCTATCTTGCTTCGCTACCTGCGGGCCAGATGACCAGTATCAGCGAAGTAACTGACACCTACGGTGTGTCACGTAATCATATGGTCAAAATAATCAATCACCTTAGTCGGGCCGGATACATTGCCGCAGTGCGCGGTAAGAATGGCGGAATTCGCCTGGGTAAGCCTGCCGAAGATATTGTGATTGGTCAGGTGGTACGCGCGCTGGAACCACTACAGTTGGTGAACTGCCACAGTGACTTTTGTCACATCACCTCAGCCTGCCGCCTGAAAAAAGCGCTGCATGATGCCGTGCAGAGTTTTCTGCGCGAGCTTGATCAATACACCCTGGCCGACCTGGTTGAAAATAACAATCCGCTCTACCAAATTTTGCTCAGTGAACGACCTTCACTAAGCAGCTGA
- a CDS encoding methyl-accepting chemotaxis protein, translating into MKRLSLKTWSLGVKLSVMTSISVAVLFIILTLTLSHNAAKQAHTLTLTDMENQVSGIGDMASMFNTTLAEEVSNYSELFQSFLPKRFSLDESQPIAVGDQQTPTLRAGLRTLNLDQVLVDDFQERTDAIATIFVRTQAGEFVRISTSLRKENGERAIGTKLDHSSPAWQPIQKGEVFRGMAMLFGKRYITQYLPIRNAAGEVIAILFVGVDITKQYAIIRQKVLVKHPSADGSFYVLNRAEGKQYGDYLFHTSLEGKKPDLPQEARDRLLKQPDGTLETTDSAGKERILTWKYVPEWNWVVVGDVDKTSLLAPVKQTRNLFLLIGAAMVLLFAMMFVWITRRWVSQPLQQVITLARQYAAGNLLATLDTRREDEIGQLIVAINGIGDGLERVVAQVRHAADDIASGTEAIVTSSGNISEQITRQASSVEETSTSMEQLGATVEQNAGNVAQALQLVGEASEAVSQGSATVSHSVVTMSDIKTASQGIADITQVIESIAFQTNILALNAAVEAARAGENGKGFAVVAAEVRALAQRSAHAAKEIDHLIADSLRKVVQGHELSEQTRQAMDNITGRIEQVKALMSEINVASHEQSSGISHVNMAMAQIGQATHQNSELVMHSEQTAQELSRKGHHLSELVKVFNVKS; encoded by the coding sequence ATGAAGCGTCTCTCTCTCAAGACATGGAGTCTGGGCGTAAAACTTTCGGTAATGACCTCTATAAGCGTTGCTGTGCTGTTTATTATTCTAACCCTGACGCTCAGTCATAACGCAGCAAAACAGGCCCACACCCTGACGCTGACGGATATGGAAAACCAGGTAAGCGGCATCGGCGATATGGCCAGTATGTTTAACACTACTCTGGCCGAAGAGGTCAGTAACTACAGCGAACTGTTCCAGAGTTTCCTGCCGAAACGCTTCTCGCTGGACGAATCCCAGCCAATCGCAGTCGGCGACCAGCAGACGCCAACCCTGCGTGCCGGGCTGCGCACTCTGAACCTTGATCAGGTGCTGGTTGATGATTTCCAGGAGCGTACCGACGCCATCGCCACTATTTTTGTCCGTACTCAGGCCGGGGAGTTTGTACGAATCTCCACCTCACTGCGCAAAGAAAATGGCGAGCGAGCTATCGGAACCAAACTTGACCATAGCAGCCCCGCCTGGCAACCGATACAGAAAGGGGAGGTTTTTCGCGGTATGGCGATGCTGTTTGGCAAGCGCTATATCACTCAATACCTGCCGATTCGTAATGCCGCAGGTGAGGTGATTGCCATTCTGTTTGTCGGTGTAGATATCACAAAACAGTACGCGATTATCCGCCAAAAAGTGCTGGTGAAGCACCCGAGTGCTGACGGTTCTTTCTACGTACTGAACCGGGCTGAGGGGAAGCAGTACGGCGACTATCTGTTCCACACCTCACTTGAGGGTAAAAAGCCCGATCTGCCGCAGGAGGCCCGTGACCGGCTGTTAAAACAGCCTGATGGCACGCTGGAAACCACGGACAGCGCAGGTAAAGAGAGGATCCTCACCTGGAAATATGTGCCGGAATGGAACTGGGTCGTTGTGGGCGATGTTGATAAAACCAGCCTGCTGGCACCAGTGAAGCAGACGCGCAATCTGTTTCTGCTGATTGGTGCTGCAATGGTGCTGCTGTTTGCCATGATGTTTGTCTGGATCACACGTCGCTGGGTGAGCCAGCCGCTGCAACAGGTGATTACCCTGGCACGGCAGTATGCCGCGGGCAATCTGCTGGCAACCCTGGATACACGACGTGAGGATGAAATTGGTCAGCTGATTGTCGCTATTAACGGCATCGGTGACGGCCTTGAACGTGTGGTGGCCCAGGTACGTCATGCAGCGGATGACATTGCCAGCGGTACCGAAGCCATTGTCACCAGCAGCGGAAACATCAGTGAGCAGATTACCCGCCAGGCCAGCAGCGTTGAGGAGACATCCACAAGTATGGAACAGCTGGGCGCCACGGTGGAACAGAACGCGGGCAATGTAGCCCAGGCGTTGCAGCTGGTCGGGGAAGCCTCAGAAGCTGTCAGCCAGGGTTCCGCCACCGTCAGCCATTCGGTGGTCACCATGTCTGATATCAAGACCGCATCTCAGGGCATTGCCGATATCACTCAGGTTATTGAGTCTATCGCTTTCCAGACCAATATTCTGGCACTGAATGCTGCGGTGGAAGCGGCGCGTGCCGGGGAAAATGGCAAAGGTTTCGCCGTCGTTGCCGCTGAAGTACGGGCTCTGGCCCAGCGCAGCGCACATGCCGCGAAAGAGATTGATCACCTGATTGCTGATTCACTACGTAAAGTGGTGCAGGGGCATGAGTTGTCTGAACAAACCCGCCAGGCAATGGACAATATCACCGGACGCATTGAGCAGGTGAAAGCGTTAATGAGTGAAATTAACGTTGCGTCACACGAGCAGTCCAGCGGTATCAGTCATGTGAATATGGCCATGGCGCAAATCGGTCAGGCAACGCATCAAAACAGTGAACTGGTTATGCATTCTGAGCAAACCGCACAGGAACTCAGCCGTAAGGGGCATCACCTCAGCGAACTGGTGAAGGTGTTTAACGTCAAGTCTTAA
- the rlmB gene encoding 23S rRNA (guanosine(2251)-2'-O)-methyltransferase RlmB produces the protein MSEIVFGIHAVQALLDSDPQRFQEVFILKGRDDRRLQTLVKALEAQGIVIQVASKQVLDSKSEGAVHQGIIARVKPGRQYQEGDLPDLLASLDSPFLLILDGVTDPHNLGACMRSADAAGVHAIILPKDRSAQLNATAKKVASGAAEHIPLIRVTNLARTMRVLQEANVWIVGTAGEADHTLYQSKMTGPMALVMGAEGEGMRRLTREHCDELISIPMAGSVSSLNVSVATGVCLFEAVRQRSVK, from the coding sequence ATGAGTGAAATTGTTTTTGGGATCCACGCCGTGCAGGCGCTGCTTGACAGCGACCCGCAGCGTTTCCAGGAAGTCTTTATTCTGAAAGGGCGCGATGACCGTCGTTTGCAGACGCTGGTCAAAGCACTGGAAGCGCAGGGCATCGTCATTCAGGTGGCGAGCAAGCAGGTGCTGGATAGCAAATCTGAAGGGGCGGTACACCAGGGGATTATTGCCCGCGTGAAGCCAGGCCGTCAGTATCAGGAAGGCGATCTGCCGGATCTGCTGGCCAGTCTGGATAGCCCGTTCCTGCTGATCCTTGACGGTGTAACTGATCCGCATAACCTTGGTGCCTGTATGCGCAGCGCAGATGCAGCCGGTGTCCATGCGATTATTCTGCCAAAAGACCGTTCAGCCCAGCTGAATGCCACGGCGAAAAAAGTCGCCAGCGGCGCGGCTGAACATATCCCGCTGATTCGCGTAACTAACCTGGCGCGCACTATGCGTGTTTTACAGGAAGCCAACGTATGGATCGTCGGTACTGCTGGAGAAGCCGATCACACCCTGTACCAAAGCAAAATGACCGGCCCGATGGCGCTGGTGATGGGCGCAGAAGGTGAAGGAATGCGTCGTCTGACCCGTGAACACTGCGATGAGCTGATCAGCATCCCAATGGCGGGCAGCGTCTCCTCGCTCAACGTCTCGGTAGCGACCGGCGTTTGCCTGTTTGAAGCGGTGCGCCAGCGCAGCGTGAAGTAA
- a CDS encoding DUF2065 domain-containing protein — translation MNATVWMALGLVLVFEGLGPMLYPRIWRRMIIAMAHMPDGLLRRVGGGLVVAGSVIYYMLNRGNGG, via the coding sequence ATGAATGCGACAGTGTGGATGGCGCTGGGGTTAGTGCTGGTATTTGAAGGGTTAGGCCCGATGCTGTATCCGCGTATCTGGCGGCGGATGATAATTGCCATGGCACACATGCCCGATGGCCTGCTGCGAAGAGTTGGGGGTGGGCTGGTGGTGGCAGGCTCGGTGATTTACTACATGCTTAATCGCGGAAACGGTGGTTAA
- the rpsR gene encoding 30S ribosomal protein S18 — translation MARYFRRRKFCRFTAEGVQEIDYKDIATLKNYVTESGKIVPSRITGTRAKYQRQLARAIKRARYLSLLPYTDRHQ, via the coding sequence ATGGCACGTTATTTCCGTCGTCGCAAGTTCTGCCGTTTCACAGCGGAAGGCGTTCAAGAGATCGATTATAAAGATATCGCAACGCTGAAAAATTATGTCACTGAAAGCGGTAAGATCGTACCGAGCCGTATCACCGGTACTCGCGCAAAATACCAGCGTCAGCTGGCTCGTGCTATCAAGCGCGCGCGTTACCTGTCCCTGCTGCCGTACACTGATCGTCATCAGTAA
- a CDS encoding adenylosuccinate synthase, with the protein MGKNVVVLGTQWGDEGKGKIVDLLTERAKYVVRYQGGHNAGHTLVINGEKTVLHLIPSGILRENVTSIIGNGVVLSPAALMKEMKGLEDRGFPVRERLFISEACPLILEYHVALDVAREKARGAKAIGTTGRGIGPAYEDKVARRGLRVGDLFNKETFAEKLKEVMEYHNFQLVNYYKVEAVDYDKVLADTLAIADILTGMVVDVSELLDGARKRGDLIMFEGAQGTLLDIDHGTYPYVTSSNTTAGGVATGSGIGPRYVDYVLGIVKAYSTRVGAGPFPTELFDETGEFLCKQGNEFGATTGRRRRTGWLDAVAVRRAVQINSLSGFCMTKLDVLDGLKEVKICVAYRMPDGREMTTTPLAAEGWEGIEPIYETMPGWSETTFGVKTLEGLPQAARNYIKRVEDVTGVPIDIISTGPDRSETMILRDPFDA; encoded by the coding sequence ATGGGTAAGAACGTCGTCGTACTGGGCACCCAATGGGGTGACGAAGGTAAAGGTAAGATAGTTGACCTCCTGACCGAACGCGCTAAATATGTAGTGCGCTACCAGGGAGGCCATAACGCTGGCCATACGCTAGTCATCAACGGTGAAAAAACCGTCCTCCACTTAATTCCGTCTGGCATCCTGCGTGAGAACGTGACCAGCATCATCGGCAACGGTGTTGTGCTGTCTCCGGCTGCGCTGATGAAAGAGATGAAAGGTTTGGAAGATCGCGGTTTCCCGGTGCGTGAGCGTCTGTTCATTTCTGAAGCCTGCCCGCTGATCCTTGAGTATCATGTGGCGCTGGACGTAGCGCGCGAAAAAGCGCGTGGCGCAAAAGCTATCGGCACCACTGGTCGCGGTATCGGCCCGGCGTATGAAGATAAAGTAGCCCGTCGTGGTCTGCGCGTAGGCGATCTGTTCAACAAAGAGACCTTTGCCGAGAAGCTGAAAGAAGTGATGGAGTACCATAACTTCCAGCTGGTGAACTACTACAAAGTTGAAGCAGTAGATTACGATAAAGTGCTGGCGGATACTCTGGCAATTGCCGATATCCTGACTGGCATGGTGGTTGACGTTTCCGAACTGCTGGACGGCGCACGTAAGCGTGGCGACCTGATCATGTTCGAAGGCGCGCAGGGTACACTGCTGGATATCGACCACGGTACCTATCCGTATGTGACCTCGTCTAACACCACTGCTGGTGGCGTTGCAACGGGTTCAGGTATTGGCCCTCGTTACGTTGATTACGTACTGGGTATCGTGAAAGCTTACTCCACTCGCGTGGGTGCGGGTCCATTCCCGACTGAGCTTTTCGATGAGACCGGTGAGTTCCTGTGCAAGCAGGGTAACGAGTTCGGTGCTACTACTGGCCGTCGTCGTCGTACCGGCTGGCTTGATGCGGTTGCCGTGCGCCGTGCGGTTCAGATTAACTCTCTCTCTGGCTTCTGCATGACCAAACTGGACGTGCTGGATGGCCTGAAAGAAGTAAAAATCTGTGTTGCTTACCGTATGCCAGATGGCCGTGAAATGACCACCACCCCTCTGGCAGCGGAAGGTTGGGAAGGCATTGAACCAATCTACGAAACGATGCCAGGCTGGTCTGAGACCACTTTTGGTGTGAAAACGCTGGAAGGCCTGCCGCAGGCAGCGCGCAACTACATTAAGCGCGTTGAAGACGTGACCGGAGTGCCGATTGATATTATTTCTACCGGCCCGGATCGTAGTGAAACCATGATTCTGCGCGACCCGTTTGACGCATAA
- the rnr gene encoding ribonuclease R: MSHDPFQEREAEKYENPIPSREFILAHLDKREKPASREELAEELAISGEEQTEALRRRLRAMERDGQLVFTRRQCYALPERLDLLKGKVIGHRDGFGFLRIEGSKDDLYLSAEQMKMCMHGDMILAQAMGADRKGRREARVVRVVEPRNSQIVGRYFTDSGVGFVVPDDSRLSFDILIPAEELMGARMGYVVVVELTQRPTRRSKAVGKIVEVLGDNMGTSMAVDMALRTHDIPHEWPEALEKQIADLKEEVPEEAKRGRVDLRDLPLVTIDGEDARDFDDAVFCERKRGGGWRLWVAIADVSYYVRPGTPLDDEAVNRGTSVYFPSQVVPMLPEVLSNGLCSLNPEVDRLCMVCEMTISSTGKLTGYKHYEAVMNSFARLTYNKVWNILQGHQELRQQYEPLVKDLEELHRMYLALEKAREQRGGISFETDEAKFIFNADRRIERVEQVSRNDAHKLIEECMILANIASARYVEKNNEPALFRDHDRPGDESIKSFRSVLNELGLTLPGGDKPQPVDYSALLNQIAGRQDHEMLQTMLLRSMKQAVYDPENRGHFGLALASYAHFTSPIRRYPDLLLHRAIKYLLAKEAGTLQGNTTPTGGYHYEMQQMLQLGQHCSMTERRADEATRDVADWLKCDFMQDQVGETFTGVISSVTGFGFFVRLTDLFIDGLVHVSTLDNDYYRFDAVGQRLIGESGGRTYRLGDTVEVRVDAVHMDERKIDFALVSSSRKPRGEGKTEREREKRAAPKNSGSRRRAPRKGANFEPDSAFRPAKTADGAPAAAKEKKPRKPSDKTRKIASATRAKRAKKTDDA; this comes from the coding sequence ATGTCACACGATCCCTTTCAGGAACGCGAAGCTGAAAAATACGAAAACCCTATTCCCAGCCGCGAATTCATTCTTGCTCATCTGGACAAACGCGAAAAACCTGCCAGCCGTGAAGAGCTGGCAGAAGAGTTAGCGATTAGCGGAGAAGAACAAACCGAAGCCCTGCGCCGCCGCCTGCGCGCCATGGAGCGTGACGGTCAGCTGGTCTTTACCCGCCGTCAGTGCTACGCGCTGCCGGAACGTCTTGACCTGTTAAAAGGCAAAGTTATCGGTCACCGCGATGGCTTCGGCTTCTTACGCATCGAAGGGAGTAAAGACGATCTTTATCTCTCTGCCGAACAGATGAAAATGTGCATGCACGGGGACATGATCCTCGCGCAGGCAATGGGCGCTGACCGTAAAGGTCGTCGCGAAGCGCGCGTAGTGCGCGTAGTTGAACCACGTAACAGCCAGATTGTTGGCCGTTACTTTACCGATTCTGGCGTTGGCTTCGTAGTGCCGGACGACAGCCGTCTGAGCTTTGACATCCTGATCCCGGCTGAAGAGCTGATGGGTGCGCGCATGGGCTATGTGGTAGTGGTGGAGCTGACTCAGCGCCCAACCCGCCGCAGCAAAGCCGTCGGTAAAATCGTTGAAGTGCTGGGTGACAACATGGGCACCAGCATGGCCGTAGATATGGCGCTGCGCACTCATGATATTCCACATGAATGGCCGGAAGCGCTGGAAAAACAGATTGCCGATCTGAAAGAAGAAGTGCCGGAAGAAGCCAAGCGTGGCCGCGTAGATCTGCGCGATTTGCCGCTGGTCACCATCGATGGTGAAGATGCCCGTGACTTTGATGATGCGGTATTCTGTGAACGTAAACGCGGCGGCGGCTGGCGCCTGTGGGTAGCCATTGCCGACGTAAGCTACTACGTGCGCCCGGGCACCCCGCTGGACGATGAAGCGGTTAACCGTGGTACCTCGGTTTACTTCCCGTCTCAGGTCGTGCCAATGCTGCCGGAAGTGCTGTCTAACGGCCTGTGTTCACTGAACCCGGAAGTTGACCGCCTGTGCATGGTGTGCGAGATGACTATCTCCTCCACCGGTAAGCTGACCGGCTACAAGCACTACGAAGCGGTGATGAACTCCTTCGCCCGCCTGACCTATAACAAAGTGTGGAACATTCTCCAGGGCCATCAGGAACTGCGTCAGCAGTATGAACCGCTGGTGAAAGACCTGGAAGAGTTGCACCGCATGTACCTGGCGCTGGAAAAAGCTCGTGAGCAGCGCGGCGGTATCTCGTTTGAAACCGATGAAGCGAAATTCATCTTCAATGCCGATCGCCGCATTGAGCGCGTTGAGCAGGTTTCCCGTAACGATGCGCACAAGCTGATTGAAGAGTGCATGATCCTCGCGAACATCGCCTCAGCGCGTTACGTTGAGAAAAATAACGAACCTGCGCTGTTCCGTGACCACGACCGTCCGGGCGATGAAAGCATCAAAAGCTTCCGTTCCGTGCTGAATGAGCTGGGGCTGACGCTGCCGGGCGGCGATAAACCGCAGCCGGTAGACTACTCCGCGCTGCTGAATCAGATTGCCGGTCGTCAGGATCACGAAATGCTGCAAACCATGCTGCTGCGTTCGATGAAGCAGGCGGTCTATGACCCGGAAAACCGTGGCCACTTCGGCCTGGCGCTGGCGTCTTATGCGCACTTTACGTCGCCAATTCGTCGTTATCCTGACCTGTTATTGCACCGCGCCATCAAGTATTTGCTGGCGAAAGAAGCGGGCACCTTGCAGGGCAATACCACACCGACCGGTGGCTACCACTACGAGATGCAGCAGATGCTGCAACTTGGCCAGCACTGTTCGATGACCGAGCGCCGTGCGGATGAAGCCACTCGCGATGTTGCCGACTGGCTGAAATGTGACTTTATGCAGGATCAGGTGGGGGAAACCTTTACCGGGGTGATCTCCAGCGTTACCGGCTTTGGTTTCTTTGTGCGCCTGACTGATCTGTTTATCGACGGCCTGGTTCACGTCTCCACCCTGGATAATGACTACTACCGCTTTGACGCCGTCGGGCAGCGCCTGATTGGTGAATCCGGTGGCCGTACTTATCGTCTCGGTGACACGGTGGAAGTGCGTGTCGATGCGGTGCATATGGACGAACGTAAGATCGACTTTGCGTTGGTTTCCAGCAGCCGCAAGCCACGTGGCGAAGGCAAAACCGAACGTGAACGCGAAAAGCGTGCTGCACCGAAGAACAGCGGCAGCCGCCGCCGTGCACCGCGTAAAGGAGCAAACTTTGAACCGGACAGCGCATTCCGTCCGGCAAAAACAGCAGACGGCGCTCCGGCCGCTGCCAAAGAGAAAAAACCGCGCAAACCGTCGGATAAAACCCGTAAAATCGCCTCGGCCACCCGCGCGAAGCGTGCGAAGAAAACTGACGACGCATAA
- the yjfP gene encoding esterase, translating into MIEVNTERFANIECLHACPAGQRHEPLPTVLFYHGYTSSKEVYSYFAVALAQAGFRAILPDADMHGSRYDGDSERRLTHFWEILRSNIDEVAGIVQALREQTLIEGARLAVAGASMGGMTALGALARYPQLRSAACMMGSGYFSQLAHTLFPPLVARTPDQRKVLAERLAPLDEYEVSHQLAKIANRPLLVWHGEADDVVPVAESVRLEKALRESGQDSNLTYLTEKGIGHRITPPALTAMTAFFKHHL; encoded by the coding sequence ATGATTGAAGTGAACACAGAACGTTTCGCCAATATCGAATGCTTACATGCCTGTCCGGCGGGTCAGCGACATGAGCCACTGCCTACGGTGCTGTTCTATCATGGCTACACGTCATCAAAAGAGGTCTATTCCTACTTTGCGGTAGCGCTGGCGCAGGCGGGTTTCCGTGCCATTCTCCCGGATGCAGATATGCACGGATCACGTTACGACGGTGACAGCGAGCGGCGCTTAACCCACTTTTGGGAGATCCTGCGTAGCAATATTGACGAAGTGGCGGGTATTGTACAGGCGCTGCGGGAGCAGACTCTGATTGAGGGGGCAAGGCTGGCGGTAGCCGGGGCCTCAATGGGCGGGATGACTGCACTGGGAGCGCTGGCACGTTATCCACAGCTGCGCAGCGCAGCCTGCATGATGGGTTCTGGCTACTTCAGCCAGCTGGCCCATACGCTGTTTCCGCCGCTGGTGGCGCGCACCCCTGATCAGCGAAAGGTGCTGGCTGAAAGGCTGGCACCGCTGGATGAGTATGAGGTCAGCCACCAGTTAGCCAAAATAGCCAACCGCCCGCTGCTGGTATGGCACGGCGAAGCGGATGATGTGGTGCCTGTCGCTGAAAGTGTACGGCTGGAAAAAGCCCTGCGTGAAAGCGGGCAAGACAGCAATCTGACCTACCTGACAGAAAAGGGCATCGGGCACCGCATCACGCCGCCAGCGTTGACCGCGATGACGGCCTTCTTTAAGCACCATTTGTAA
- the rplI gene encoding 50S ribosomal protein L9 gives MQVILLDKVANLGSLGDQVNVKAGYARNFLVPQGKAVPATKKNVEFFEARRAELEAKLADVLSAANARAEKINALGTVTIASKSGDEGKLFGSIGTRDIADAVTAAGVEVAKSEVRLPNGVLRTTGEHEVDFQVHSEVFAKLIVNIVPEA, from the coding sequence ATGCAAGTTATTCTGCTTGATAAAGTAGCAAACCTGGGCAGCCTGGGTGATCAGGTTAACGTTAAAGCGGGCTACGCTCGTAACTTCCTGGTACCACAGGGCAAAGCTGTTCCTGCTACCAAGAAAAACGTTGAATTCTTCGAAGCACGTCGTGCAGAACTGGAAGCCAAACTGGCTGACGTTCTGTCTGCAGCTAATGCACGCGCAGAGAAAATCAATGCACTGGGCACCGTTACCATCGCGTCTAAATCAGGCGACGAAGGTAAACTGTTCGGTTCCATCGGTACCCGTGACATCGCTGACGCAGTAACTGCGGCTGGCGTTGAAGTGGCTAAGAGCGAAGTTCGTCTGCCGAACGGCGTTCTGCGTACTACCGGTGAGCACGAAGTGGACTTCCAGGTTCACAGCGAAGTATTCGCTAAACTGATCGTAAACATCGTTCCTGAAGCTTAA